Proteins from one Candidatus Omnitrophota bacterium genomic window:
- a CDS encoding PilZ domain-containing protein: protein MKNRRKSHRFDTAFQIKYCPVESRKRFGYTIAENISRGGLCMPALSTLVKTGKLVRLEMKESGEDAPIPAEGRVVWVRHLKRKALLNAEVGVEFTSVKSEDLAQLIPA, encoded by the coding sequence ATGAAGAATAGGCGCAAATCCCACAGATTTGATACTGCTTTCCAGATAAAATATTGTCCCGTCGAGAGCCGAAAGAGGTTTGGTTACACAATAGCTGAGAATATTTCCAGGGGCGGATTATGTATGCCTGCTTTGTCGACCTTGGTAAAAACCGGTAAACTTGTTCGATTGGAAATGAAGGAAAGCGGCGAAGATGCCCCCATCCCGGCTGAGGGCAGAGTTGTGTGGGTTAGGCATTTAAAGCGCAAGGCGTTGTTGAATGCGGAAGTAGGTGTGGAGTTTACCTCTGTAAAATCCGAAGACCTCGCGCAACTTATCCCGGCTTAA
- the lepB gene encoding signal peptidase I — MVIIMGGQARLSKLSVLGLTLGILGFPVFVFIPPGIVLSIAALYRIKRSHGLLKGRPVAIAGITIGILALLFAVSVIVLQEKHYGSFKVPTSSMWPTIKAKTTISADLEAYKKARPARGDIIVYEIIDKGRRRVLCKRVIGLPGEKIEIRAGRIFINGLACDIPGIPDGIVYANGGDFGKEGQPVAIPVGFYYVLGDNSSESFDSRQHGPVDTRDIKGKYLFTHAGFLK, encoded by the coding sequence ATGGTTATAATCATGGGCGGACAGGCGCGACTAAGCAAGCTTTCCGTATTAGGACTTACCCTGGGAATACTGGGTTTTCCGGTATTTGTTTTTATCCCGCCCGGTATCGTATTGTCTATAGCCGCTTTATACAGAATAAAGCGATCCCACGGATTGTTAAAAGGAAGGCCGGTCGCTATCGCCGGCATTACGATCGGCATCCTCGCGCTTCTCTTTGCGGTTTCGGTCATCGTTTTACAGGAGAAGCATTACGGTTCGTTCAAAGTTCCCACGTCCTCGATGTGGCCGACTATTAAAGCCAAGACTACGATCTCGGCCGATCTGGAAGCGTATAAGAAGGCACGTCCCGCGCGGGGAGATATAATAGTTTACGAAATAATCGATAAAGGCCGAAGACGCGTTTTATGTAAAAGGGTGATAGGGTTGCCGGGTGAGAAGATCGAGATACGGGCCGGTAGGATTTTTATAAACGGCCTGGCCTGCGATATTCCCGGAATACCCGACGGTATTGTTTATGCAAACGGCGGTGATTTCGGGAAAGAAGGGCAACCGGTCGCGATCCCCGTCGGGTTTTATTATGTTCTGGGGGACAATTCTTCGGAGAGTTTCGATAGCAGGCAGCATGGCCCTGTCGACACAAGGGATATAAAAGGGAAGTATCTATTTACGCATGCGGGGTTTTTAAAATAA
- a CDS encoding SPFH/Band 7/PHB domain protein, producing MGFGIFLLVAGIIFIFLIGIRIVRPTHRGLVERFGKYNRFATPGFHWLIPMIETMYQVNVTEQMVDAEPQEIITNDNLNAKVDAQVYFKVKADEENVKKSQYSANNYLYQIVNLARTTLRNIIGTLTLKSANSERGKINAELHNTLMSETANWGLEIVRTELKEIDPPKDVQETMNKVVKAENEKVAAVDFATAVETVADGERRAQIKKAEGARQSRILQAQGESEAIKLVNEAAEKYFVGNAQLLRRLETVEKALANNVKIIVPADGQLVNVIGDLAGIVPLKKDEISKK from the coding sequence ATGGGATTCGGTATATTTTTGCTGGTGGCGGGTATTATTTTTATATTTCTTATCGGAATAAGGATAGTCCGTCCTACGCATCGCGGTCTGGTAGAACGTTTCGGCAAATATAACAGATTTGCCACACCCGGATTTCACTGGCTCATACCGATGATCGAGACCATGTATCAGGTCAACGTCACCGAACAGATGGTGGATGCCGAGCCGCAGGAGATAATAACGAACGATAACTTGAACGCGAAGGTCGATGCTCAGGTTTATTTTAAGGTTAAAGCGGATGAAGAGAATGTAAAGAAATCACAATATAGCGCGAATAACTATCTTTACCAGATCGTCAACCTGGCACGAACGACGCTTAGAAATATAATAGGTACCCTGACGTTGAAGTCAGCCAATAGCGAGAGAGGGAAGATCAACGCAGAGCTACACAACACGCTTATGTCCGAAACGGCGAATTGGGGGCTCGAGATAGTCAGGACGGAATTAAAAGAGATAGACCCGCCGAAGGATGTACAGGAGACGATGAATAAGGTTGTTAAGGCGGAAAATGAAAAAGTTGCCGCGGTAGATTTCGCGACGGCCGTCGAAACGGTGGCGGATGGAGAGAGGCGCGCGCAGATAAAGAAGGCCGAGGGCGCCAGGCAGTCCAGGATCCTGCAGGCACAGGGTGAATCCGAAGCCATCAAACTCGTCAATGAGGCGGCGGAGAAATATTTTGTCGGTAACGCGCAACTTTTAAGAAGGCTCGAAACGGTTGAAAAAGCGCTGGCCAATAACGTAAAGATCATAGTGCCCGCAGACGGTCAGCTTGTGAATGTTATCGGGGACTTAGCCGGCATAGTGCCTTTAAAGAAGGATGAGATTTCAAAGAAATGA
- a CDS encoding DUF4405 domain-containing protein — MNKLKMLRIVNPVLFISAVVQIVTGAGFAFHVFESSPRVFKMALEAHEYNGFLFAVLIITHLVLNWDWVKSQFFRKGVK; from the coding sequence ATGAATAAATTGAAGATGCTGAGGATCGTGAATCCGGTTCTGTTTATTTCCGCGGTCGTGCAGATCGTGACGGGTGCAGGATTTGCGTTTCATGTTTTTGAATCCAGTCCGCGAGTGTTTAAAATGGCGCTGGAAGCGCACGAGTACAACGGGTTTCTATTTGCCGTGCTTATAATTACTCATCTTGTGCTGAATTGGGATTGGGTAAAGAGCCAATTTTTCAGGAAGGGCGTGAAATGA
- a CDS encoding pseudouridine synthase, producing MRLNAYIAKAGVASRRKATELVKAGKAKVGGKVMLEPWYIVKDDDSVTVNGKVLRSEEHLYFIINKPKGVTATVEDPHALKKITQMVSSHRARLYPIGRLDKDSRGLILLTNDGDLCYQLTHPRFEVEKEYCVIVSGTLDEKSLMRIKGGVFDEGDVLKVKSYSGVKKSGDGTALHVVIAEGKKRHLRRLFKAIGNPVVDLKRIRIGGLTLGDVKEGSFKKIGRDDIYRLTINKRSTHA from the coding sequence ATGCGATTGAATGCATACATAGCGAAGGCGGGCGTTGCATCGCGGCGAAAGGCGACAGAACTGGTCAAGGCCGGTAAGGCCAAGGTCGGCGGCAAGGTTATGCTCGAGCCGTGGTATATCGTAAAAGACGACGATTCCGTAACGGTTAATGGAAAAGTGCTAAGGTCGGAGGAGCATCTCTATTTTATAATAAATAAACCCAAAGGCGTTACCGCGACGGTAGAAGACCCGCACGCTTTGAAAAAGATAACGCAGATGGTTTCAAGCCATCGCGCGCGGTTATATCCTATCGGTCGGCTCGACAAAGATTCACGCGGATTAATACTGCTTACCAACGACGGCGATCTTTGTTATCAACTGACCCATCCGAGATTTGAAGTCGAAAAGGAATATTGTGTAATAGTGTCGGGCACGCTCGACGAGAAGTCTCTAATGAGGATTAAGGGCGGTGTTTTTGATGAAGGTGATGTGCTCAAAGTAAAGTCATATTCCGGAGTGAAGAAATCGGGTGATGGCACCGCACTGCATGTAGTTATCGCTGAAGGCAAGAAGCGCCACCTGCGTCGGCTTTTCAAAGCAATCGGAAATCCGGTCGTTGACCTGAAACGCATTCGCATCGGCGGGTTGACGCTTGGAGATGTTAAGGAAGGGAGTTTTAAAAAAATCGGACGGGATGATATATATCGGCTTACGATAAATAAAAGGAGCACGCATGCTTAA
- a CDS encoding response regulator, whose amino-acid sequence MLKTNKILVVDDEEGFLALLRQALEERGYEIATASNAIDAGIEMSGSLPALILMDIKMPGIDGLQAVAAIRDNPNTKDVKVIVVSALSDDSDINKAKKVGAVDYFVKPVDIEKLVGRIREIIG is encoded by the coding sequence ATGCTTAAAACCAACAAGATCCTTGTTGTGGATGACGAAGAGGGGTTTTTGGCGCTTTTAAGACAGGCGCTGGAAGAGAGAGGGTATGAGATAGCGACAGCGTCAAATGCCATAGATGCCGGAATAGAGATGTCCGGGAGTCTACCGGCGCTTATCCTGATGGACATAAAGATGCCGGGGATAGATGGCTTGCAGGCGGTTGCGGCGATACGGGATAATCCAAACACAAAAGACGTTAAGGTGATAGTGGTATCTGCGCTTTCAGATGACTCGGATATCAATAAAGCAAAGAAGGTGGGTGCGGTCGATTATTTTGTTAAGCCAGTAGATATTGAGAAATTGGTGGGGAGAATTCGGGAGATAATAGGTTGA
- the fusA gene encoding elongation factor G produces MANFEAKDIRNIILLGHSGSGKTSLIEAMLHGAGAIPRMGKISDGTTVSDYNEDEKAKKHSTGSSLMSFVYNSKKINVIDTPGYTDFIGEMIGGLRAADACIVVVNATGGIEIGTERAYRMAMEKGVPCIFFINMLDKENSDYDKCFDDINKKFRKHCVAVDVPVGKEASLKDAANIISRKGLDTLSDEDKAHARGLADSLAEAVAETDDALLEKYLDKGELAPDELTAAFKNAVAKGEVTPILCGSATRGIGIKELLDMIVNYLPSPADRPAVIVAKPDSSDKVSVEMRACAPFSALVFKTLSDPFLGQISIFKVFSGKLPANGSFYNVNRSSKEKIGTIFTLLGKAQISMESVQAGDIACVAKLKDTMTGDTITDEKMPVKFDDIQFPEPAISFSLKPKTRADEDKISNAIHRISAEDPTFKVTRDEQTKEMLVSGMGDMHIATMLNRMRMRYGVQVDIGTPKVAYKETIMSRGDAQYRHKKQSGGAGQFAEVWMRIEPLSRGSGFEFVNEVVGGAIPRPFIVSCEKGVRTALSAGPLAGFPVVDVKAVVYDGKTHPVDSKDIAFQTAARHAFKESILKARPVLLEPIMDVDIVVPDQFMGDITGSLNSRRGRVMGMEPSDNSQTIKAKVPLEEMYKYVNELKSITGGRGTYTMTFSHYEVVPPNLAQVIADKAKLNRKEEVEE; encoded by the coding sequence ATGGCGAATTTTGAGGCTAAAGATATACGAAATATCATCCTCTTAGGCCACTCGGGTAGCGGCAAAACCTCTCTTATAGAAGCAATGTTGCACGGCGCGGGCGCGATTCCGCGCATGGGCAAGATCAGCGATGGAACGACGGTTTCAGATTATAACGAGGACGAAAAGGCAAAGAAGCATTCCACCGGTTCGTCCCTGATGAGTTTTGTATATAATTCCAAGAAAATAAACGTTATTGACACCCCTGGTTACACCGATTTCATAGGCGAGATGATCGGAGGACTGCGCGCCGCGGATGCCTGCATAGTGGTGGTAAATGCGACCGGCGGCATCGAGATAGGCACGGAGCGTGCGTACAGGATGGCCATGGAGAAAGGCGTCCCGTGCATATTTTTCATAAATATGCTCGATAAGGAAAACTCCGATTACGATAAATGTTTTGACGATATAAATAAGAAATTCAGGAAGCATTGCGTTGCCGTAGATGTGCCTGTCGGAAAAGAAGCGTCGCTGAAGGACGCGGCGAATATTATAAGCCGCAAGGGTCTCGATACGCTTTCCGACGAGGATAAGGCGCATGCCAGAGGCCTGGCCGATTCTTTGGCCGAGGCGGTTGCCGAGACGGACGATGCTCTCCTCGAAAAGTATCTCGATAAAGGCGAGCTGGCTCCTGATGAGCTTACCGCCGCTTTTAAAAATGCGGTGGCGAAGGGCGAGGTGACGCCCATACTCTGCGGATCCGCTACGCGAGGTATAGGCATTAAAGAGCTCCTTGATATGATCGTTAACTATCTGCCGTCTCCGGCGGACAGGCCGGCTGTGATAGTCGCGAAGCCGGATTCGTCCGATAAGGTTTCGGTGGAGATGCGCGCCTGCGCGCCGTTTTCCGCTCTTGTATTTAAAACGCTGTCCGATCCGTTTCTGGGGCAGATATCGATATTTAAGGTGTTTTCGGGAAAACTACCGGCGAACGGTAGCTTCTATAACGTAAATAGAAGTTCGAAAGAGAAGATCGGGACTATATTTACGCTTTTAGGTAAGGCGCAGATTTCGATGGAATCGGTTCAGGCGGGCGATATCGCGTGCGTCGCTAAATTGAAAGATACGATGACGGGCGACACTATTACCGATGAGAAGATGCCGGTAAAATTCGATGACATACAATTTCCCGAACCGGCCATTTCATTTTCACTTAAGCCCAAAACTCGAGCCGATGAAGACAAGATATCTAACGCTATTCACAGGATAAGCGCCGAGGACCCTACATTTAAAGTTACTCGTGATGAGCAGACTAAAGAGATGCTCGTTTCCGGTATGGGGGATATGCACATCGCGACGATGCTGAACAGAATGAGGATGCGTTACGGCGTTCAGGTCGATATAGGAACCCCGAAGGTGGCATATAAAGAGACGATCATGTCCCGGGGCGACGCGCAGTACAGGCACAAGAAACAATCCGGCGGCGCCGGACAATTTGCGGAAGTTTGGATGCGTATCGAGCCGCTGTCCAGAGGTTCAGGGTTCGAGTTCGTGAATGAAGTTGTGGGCGGCGCCATACCGCGGCCGTTCATCGTGAGTTGTGAGAAGGGCGTCAGAACTGCTCTGAGCGCAGGGCCTTTGGCGGGTTTTCCCGTCGTCGATGTTAAGGCGGTGGTTTACGACGGCAAGACGCACCCGGTTGATTCGAAGGATATTGCTTTCCAGACGGCGGCACGTCACGCATTCAAGGAATCGATCCTCAAGGCCAGACCGGTACTGCTCGAGCCGATAATGGACGTCGATATAGTGGTGCCCGACCAGTTCATGGGCGACATCACGGGTAGCCTTAATTCGAGGCGGGGCCGCGTTATGGGCATGGAACCGTCGGACAATTCGCAGACGATAAAAGCGAAGGTTCCGCTCGAGGAGATGTATAAGTACGTAAACGAACTGAAATCGATAACGGGCGGGAGAGGCACGTACACGATGACGTTTTCGCATTACGAGGTTGTGCCGCCTAACTTAGCGCAGGTGATAGCGGATAAGGCGAAGTTAAACAGAAAAGAAGAAGTGGAAGAGTAA
- a CDS encoding YebC/PmpR family DNA-binding transcriptional regulator, with the protein MSGHSKWATIKHKKAATDAKRGSLFTKLIKEITVAARSGGKPDTNPRLRVAIERAKEASMPADNIDRAVKKGTGELEGVSYEDITLEGYGPGGVAIYVEGVSDNRNRTTSEVRTIFTKKGGNMAGAGSVSWMFEKKGYFVVSKATIDEDKLMGIVLDAGAEDLVVEDENYAVKTAPADFFKVKKALDDNKISTEDAEITLLPKSTVKVVGDDAKKVLDLVEGLEEHDDVQHVYANFDIPDDLLKE; encoded by the coding sequence ATGTCAGGACATTCTAAATGGGCGACGATTAAACACAAAAAAGCAGCGACCGACGCGAAGAGAGGGTCTCTGTTTACAAAACTGATAAAAGAAATAACGGTAGCGGCACGCAGTGGCGGCAAACCGGACACCAATCCGCGTCTCAGGGTTGCTATCGAACGCGCCAAAGAAGCATCCATGCCGGCGGATAACATCGACCGCGCCGTAAAAAAAGGCACCGGAGAACTCGAAGGTGTAAGTTACGAAGATATAACACTCGAGGGTTATGGCCCGGGCGGTGTGGCGATATACGTCGAAGGTGTTAGCGATAATCGTAACAGGACTACCAGCGAAGTCAGGACGATATTCACGAAAAAGGGCGGTAATATGGCAGGCGCCGGTTCGGTGAGTTGGATGTTCGAGAAAAAGGGCTACTTTGTAGTAAGTAAAGCTACGATCGATGAAGACAAACTGATGGGTATCGTATTGGACGCAGGCGCCGAAGACCTGGTGGTGGAGGATGAAAACTACGCTGTAAAGACCGCGCCGGCCGATTTTTTCAAAGTGAAGAAAGCGCTTGATGATAATAAGATATCGACAGAAGACGCGGAGATAACGCTTCTGCCTAAATCTACCGTCAAGGTTGTAGGTGATGATGCTAAAAAGGTACTAGATCTTGTTGAGGGACTCGAAGAGCACGACGACGTACAACACGTGTATGCCAATTTCGACATACCGGATGATTTATTGAAGGAATAA
- the ruvC gene encoding crossover junction endodeoxyribonuclease RuvC, with protein MRILGIDPGLQITGYGVIEDRGFKLIEAGFIRTAAKTPVQDRITRIFDEISKVVEDHRPDVLVLEKIYSHYKHPTTAILMGHARAMACLVCGKFDIQLVNYPSTRIKKAITGNGHASKQQVQRMVQSLLKLKNPPEPVDVSDALAMAISYCYIEKKDDLAHIR; from the coding sequence ATGCGTATACTTGGGATAGATCCCGGGCTACAGATAACGGGTTACGGAGTAATAGAGGACAGGGGGTTTAAACTTATCGAAGCCGGGTTTATCAGGACGGCGGCAAAGACGCCCGTACAGGACAGGATTACCAGGATATTCGACGAGATATCTAAAGTAGTTGAGGATCATCGGCCGGATGTCCTTGTTCTTGAAAAGATATATTCCCACTATAAGCATCCGACCACAGCAATTCTTATGGGGCACGCGCGTGCTATGGCGTGTCTTGTATGCGGAAAGTTCGATATACAGCTTGTCAATTATCCTTCGACACGCATTAAAAAAGCGATAACCGGCAACGGCCACGCATCGAAACAGCAGGTGCAGAGAATGGTGCAGAGTCTATTGAAACTCAAAAATCCTCCGGAGCCGGTCGATGTGAGTGACGCTTTGGCGATGGCGATAAGTTATTGTTACATAGAGAAAAAAGATGATCTCGCACATATCCGGTAA
- a CDS encoding OB-fold domain-containing protein: MISHISGKIRKKKISSVEIDVNGFSYEVMVPPAVMSGIESNRAQDGTISLVTYHYYQMDQSKALPVLVGFLNEIEKEFFEQFITVSGVGPKAACRALTLAIPEIAAAIDRGDMAVLKSLPGIGEQKAREIVARLQGKVGKFALMKDTFSSSVVEGKDDIREEALSVLLQLQYKKSEAQDMIDRALKHNPKISTCEDVLNEVYKGSRGVNV, translated from the coding sequence ATGATCTCGCACATATCCGGTAAAATACGGAAGAAAAAAATCTCGAGCGTAGAGATAGATGTTAACGGATTTTCCTACGAAGTTATGGTGCCTCCTGCGGTCATGAGCGGCATTGAAAGTAACCGCGCCCAGGACGGAACCATATCCCTTGTTACATACCACTATTACCAGATGGATCAGTCAAAGGCGCTTCCCGTTCTGGTCGGGTTTCTGAATGAAATCGAGAAAGAATTTTTTGAGCAGTTTATAACGGTTTCGGGTGTCGGCCCCAAAGCGGCATGCCGCGCGCTTACCCTGGCTATCCCGGAGATAGCCGCCGCCATAGACCGCGGGGACATGGCCGTGTTAAAATCACTGCCGGGCATAGGCGAACAGAAGGCGCGCGAGATAGTCGCGAGGCTTCAGGGCAAAGTAGGTAAGTTCGCTCTTATGAAAGACACATTTAGCTCTTCAGTCGTGGAAGGTAAAGACGATATAAGAGAAGAGGCGCTGAGCGTGCTTTTGCAATTGCAATACAAGAAGAGTGAGGCGCAGGACATGATCGACCGGGCATTAAAGCATAATCCGAAAATATCCACATGCGAAGACGTACTTAACGAGGTATATAAGGGGTCGAGGGGCGTTAATGTCTAA
- the ruvB gene encoding Holliday junction branch migration DNA helicase RuvB, which produces MSKSQIDPKTQNPNVPAGREKLLVSQETEEDQILNISLRPSKLEDFIGQKALVENLKVSLQAALRRKEPMEHTLLSGPPGLGKTSLAHIIANEMGSKITATSGPAIGKAGDLIGILTNLADGDILFIDEIHRLSKTVEEFIYPAMENFEIDFIIDKGPYAKTIKFNLKRFTLIGATTRAGLLTAPLRSRFGIFQHLDFYETEDLVKIITRSAKLLNIPIDKNAAEEIGRRARGSPRVANRLLRRVRDWVQVKRDGKITLETTEEALKNHGIDKMGLDNIDRKVINIIHESFNGGPVGIESIAATLNEEPDTIVDVVEPFLLKIGLLKRTPRGRELTRRAYEHMGLSRTSKEIQREMF; this is translated from the coding sequence ATGTCTAAATCCCAAATAGATCCAAAAACCCAAAATCCAAACGTACCGGCCGGCCGAGAAAAATTATTAGTATCTCAGGAGACCGAAGAAGATCAGATATTAAATATATCCCTAAGGCCTTCCAAGCTCGAGGATTTTATAGGGCAGAAAGCGCTTGTGGAGAACCTTAAGGTTTCGCTTCAGGCGGCTCTCCGGCGCAAAGAGCCGATGGAGCACACGCTTTTGTCCGGGCCCCCGGGTCTTGGAAAGACATCCCTCGCCCATATCATAGCCAATGAGATGGGCTCTAAAATAACGGCTACGAGCGGGCCGGCCATAGGCAAGGCCGGGGACCTTATAGGCATACTCACCAACCTCGCCGATGGCGATATACTTTTTATCGACGAGATACACCGGCTTTCCAAGACGGTGGAAGAGTTTATCTATCCGGCCATGGAGAACTTCGAGATAGACTTTATTATAGACAAGGGCCCCTATGCCAAAACGATAAAATTCAATCTGAAGCGTTTTACTTTAATAGGCGCGACAACCCGCGCGGGATTACTGACTGCGCCGCTACGCTCAAGGTTCGGCATATTCCAACACCTCGATTTTTATGAAACAGAAGATCTGGTAAAGATCATCACTCGTTCGGCTAAATTATTAAATATTCCGATAGATAAAAATGCCGCTGAAGAGATAGGCAGGCGCGCCAGGGGTTCGCCGCGTGTCGCGAACAGGCTTCTTCGCCGCGTCAGGGATTGGGTTCAGGTGAAGCGGGACGGGAAGATAACGCTTGAAACTACGGAAGAGGCACTCAAAAACCACGGCATCGACAAGATGGGGCTGGATAACATCGACCGCAAGGTCATAAATATAATACACGAGTCCTTTAACGGCGGCCCGGTCGGTATAGAGTCGATAGCCGCTACTCTCAACGAAGAACCCGACACGATCGTTGATGTCGTCGAGCCTTTCCTCTTAAAGATAGGCCTTCTCAAAAGGACGCCGCGCGGCAGGGAATTGACGCGCCGGGCCTACGAGCATATGGGGCTTTCCCGCACGTCTAAAGAAATTCAAAGAGAGATGTTTTAG